Below is a genomic region from Methanobacterium sp..
TTATGGGAAGTTACGGCGAGACACAGGCGGCAAATATATTTTTTAATATTAATCTACTTTTAATTGGGATATTTTCAGGGTTAATATGGTACTATGCAACAAAAAAAGATTTTATAGAGGAATTAAGCCGTGAAAAAATAATTGAGCTTAATAAATTAAATTTGATGCTGCCTATTGCGGCATTAATTGCAATTGGGGCATCTTTCATAATCCCGGCATTCAGTACTTTCACATATCTGGCTATTCCCTTAATTAAAAGGATAATAAGGGCGTAGGCTTGTATTTTAATATAAAAATTAAAAAAAGGGTTTTAAACAGTTTATCAAGGATGGCATTTAAAATTTAAATGATAGTTTAAGCCATGTAAAAAGAATTTACAGGGCTAATTCGAACTTGAATTCACATTTAAAATGCTGCCGTTTGAAAGCAAAACACTATCTTCCGGAATATAATCAATTTCAATTATTACTCCCTTTAGCTGGCAGTCTATAACATGCCCTCCAGAATTTTTATCTTCACTTATGAAGTGGAAGTGGTAATCGTTCAGGTTCACGTCACTTGCGTACTCCGGGCACCAGAACCCGACCATAGTTCCAGTAATATTGTTGAAATTGAAAATAGTTTGATTTTCCAAGGCGGTAGTTAGATCAGGATAAGGTTTGTTTTGTTTTGGTGGACTACGTGCTTTAACACTGTCGAAAGTTCCAATTACCTTAATTGAATAGAACATGTTCTTAGAAGGCACTGTGGCATTTAAAAACTGTTCAAGCTGTGTTAAATTCATACTTGAATTTAAAATAAGTATTTTATCAGTTTTAAACGGCACTGTCATTGCAAATGGAGTGTTTGCAGAATCATTAACAAGATAAACAGTTCCATTTGATTTTATTTGGTATATGTTACCGTTTAGTTCGATCATTTCTCCATCCAGGCCATTGAAAGTCCCTATTCCTGTATCTCCATATGATCTTAACTCTCCTGTAGTCCAGTTCCCGTCGAATTTGCCTTCAGATAATGAATTGAGCGTGGATACCTGGAAAATAGAATTATCATTTGTTACTTGTAGAGAAGCACCATAAACGGCCCCTGTCCCTAAAATTAATATCATTAAAATTCCTGTAAATA
It encodes:
- the budA gene encoding acetolactate decarboxylase; translation: MILILGTGAVYGASLQVTNDNSIFQVSTLNSLSEGKFDGNWTTGELRSYGDTGIGTFNGLDGEMIELNGNIYQIKSNGTVYLVNDSANTPFAMTVPFKTDKILILNSSMNLTQLEQFLNATVPSKNMFYSIKVIGTFDSVKARSPPKQNKPYPDLTTALENQTIFNFNNITGTMVGFWCPEYASDVNLNDYHFHFISEDKNSGGHVIDCQLKGVIIEIDYIPEDSVLLSNGSILNVNSSSN